From Lycium ferocissimum isolate CSIRO_LF1 chromosome 12, AGI_CSIRO_Lferr_CH_V1, whole genome shotgun sequence, one genomic window encodes:
- the LOC132039414 gene encoding uncharacterized protein LOC132039414, whose amino-acid sequence MIKKEKIEPPKILNPPRDEIIVPSPSNSHEGQPPERMQFIGGGFITSYESTLQDTVAVPDRVHAAEKYIASLDKKLEKKKKHLEQMKMGTKTTKARPQIEFHEMGPNMIVVLITGLDNLATFNNIIRLCHEEGVEVVYTSFQLNGNSTLQISHETKINRSSTIEFRGTTLCGKMKELIYGPSCSNDMESQLHLWDYIIESGLKEFDALELLPTRSQNPNMHSGLIEFDALELLPTRSQNPNMHGYMQNVQETPSSLWN is encoded by the exons atgataaaaaaagaaaaaattgaaccaCCTAAAATTCTGAATCCGCCTCGAGATGAGATCATTGTTCCATCACCATCCAACTCTCATGA AGGCCAGCCTCCAGAGCGGATGCAGTTTATTGGTGGTGGGTTCATAACTTCATATGAATCCA CGCTGCAGGACACAGTGGCAGTGCCAGATCGAGTACATGCAGCAGAGAAGTACATAGCTAGCTTAGATAAGaaattggagaagaagaagaagcactTGGAACAAATGAAAATGGGCACAAAGACAACTAAGGCACGCCCTCAGATCGAATTCCATGAAATGGGCCCAAACATGATCGTGGTTCTGATAACTGGCCTTGATAATTTAGCCACTTTTAATAACATCATTCGATTATGCCATGAGGAAGGTGTTGAAGTTGTGTATACCAGCTTTCAACTCAATGGAAACTCTACACTGCAAATTTCTCATGAAACTAAG ATCAACAGAAGTTCAACAATAGAATTTAGAGGTACAACTCTGTGTGGTAAGATGAAGGAATTGATTTATGGACCATCTTGCAGCAATGATATGGAATCCCAACTACATTTATGGGACTACATAATTGAATCTGGACTGAAAGAATTTGATGCACTAGAGTTATTACCAACAAGAAGTCAAAATCCAAACATGCATTCTGGACTGATAGAATTTGATGCACTGGAGTTATTACCAACAAGAAGTCAAAATCCAAACATGCATGGTTACATGCAAAATGTTCAAGAAACCCCTAGCTCTTTGTGGAACTGA